DNA from Leptotrichia trevisanii DSM 22070:
CTGTCGAATTTGGGATTGATACGATTGTTGTTGATAATGAGGACGAGATTGATAAAATTGAGAGAATTTGCCGAGAGAAAGGGAAGAAGCAGGCTGTGCTTGTGAGAATTGATCCGGGAATTGAGGCACATACTCATCATTATATAAAGACTTCTGGGCTTACTTCAAAATTTGGAATTTCATTGTTTCAGGATAATTTATTTGATATAATTAAAAGGCTGAATGATAGTGAATGGATTGAATTTAAAGGATTTCATACACATATTGGTTCGCAAATTTTCCAATCGGCATTCTTTATATTTGCTCTAGATGAAATTTTTAAATATTTGGATAAATTGAAAAAGGAATTGGGAATAGTAGTTCATACAGTAAATATGGGTGGAGGATTTGGAGTTTATTATAAGGAAGGGGACGATCCGAAACCGATAGAGGAAGTTTTGAGTGAAATAATAACGTATACGGAAGCAATGGAAATTAAATATCAGATTGGATTTAAGGAGCTTTGTATTGAGCCGGGAAGAAGTATCGTTGGAAATGCGGGAACAACTTTGTATGAAGTTGGTGGAATAAAGGAAACAGTTGGTGGAAAAACGTACGTATTTATAGATGGTGGAATGTCGGATAACATAAGAACGGCACTTTATCAAGCGGAATATGAGGCTGGAGTTGTGAGCAAGCTGAATGATACGGATGTAAGAGAAATAACTTTAGCAGGAAAACTGTGTGAATCTGGGGATATTATCATTGAAAAGGGAAAATTGCCAAAAGCAACAGAAATTGGAGATATTGTGGCAGTAACGACAACAGGGGCATATTGTTACACAATGTCAAGCAATTATAACAGAATGATGCGTCCAGCAGTTGTATTTGTAAAGGATGGAAAAGCTAAAGTTGCGGTAAAAAGGGAAACATTGGATGATCTGATTAGAAATGATGAAATTTTTGATTTATAAAAAATAAGAAAGAGGTGAATTTATTGTGATTATTGTGCATAAATATGGTGGAACTTCGGTTGCTACAACGG
Protein-coding regions in this window:
- the lysA gene encoding diaminopimelate decarboxylase; this encodes MKLFGTSKVNEKGNLSIGGVDTVELAKEFKTPLYVMDQELIETTIDKMKEAFKSSRFNTRIAYAGKAFLSTGMIKLVESKGLDLDVVSGGELYTAYKAGFPMNKVHLHGNNKLVNEIEMAVEFGIDTIVVDNEDEIDKIERICREKGKKQAVLVRIDPGIEAHTHHYIKTSGLTSKFGISLFQDNLFDIIKRLNDSEWIEFKGFHTHIGSQIFQSAFFIFALDEIFKYLDKLKKELGIVVHTVNMGGGFGVYYKEGDDPKPIEEVLSEIITYTEAMEIKYQIGFKELCIEPGRSIVGNAGTTLYEVGGIKETVGGKTYVFIDGGMSDNIRTALYQAEYEAGVVSKLNDTDVREITLAGKLCESGDIIIEKGKLPKATEIGDIVAVTTTGAYCYTMSSNYNRMMRPAVVFVKDGKAKVAVKRETLDDLIRNDEIFDL